One window of the Pieris rapae chromosome 13, ilPieRapa1.1, whole genome shotgun sequence genome contains the following:
- the LOC110995521 gene encoding solute carrier family 22 member 1 yields the protein MSEEKVQLDEVLGTLGAFGRHQVITLCLLSLVYATNSMYNVNYVFAIEDVNYRCKVPECDINDKFSAPWLSELDIKQCYHHPPLQGCTGLNTSIGETCTEWLYDVPNSFIAEFGLACEDWKPPLVGTVHSFGAMVGLLLQGQISDRFGRKTAAVFAGTMGAIFGISKSFSTSFWLYIVLEGLEAAIGDALSPMFMLSIEIVEKKHAVLFQMILLNCYTGGLILMPFIAWAVPYWRHFLRVIYAPTLIILTYSFFLDESIRWLFSKGQKDKAIRLIEKIAKQNNKRIDKLLLNKLDYTQERDKTESDRKLLMKTFKSRIMMQRFLVCMVWWLTITLINYGMMISSVLIEGNKYINFALLMLMDIPANVFYWLALSKYKRKMPLIASFIIGGLFCVSQPFLPKGYAWLGLLLLMAFETLATFSYNIVYMYTSELFPTYTRNSMHAICSSIGRLGSLLAPQTPLLMTYWTGLPAFIFGASSLLSGALTLLMPETANTQLPDTVQEAEAIGTVKERVQNDELQGLT from the exons atgagtGAAGAGAAGGTGCAATTGGACGAGGTACTCGGCACTCTTGGGGCGTTTGGCCGGCACCAGGTCATCACACTGTGCTTGCTGTCATTGGTGTATGCTACAAACTCTATGTACAATGTGAATTATGTATTCGCTATTGAGGATGTaaattatag ATGTAAAGTTCCAGAATGCGATATAAACGACAAATTCAGCGCGCCATGGTTGTCAGAGCTGGACATTAAACAATGCTATCATCATCCACCCTTGCAGGGATGCACTGGTCTCAATACAAGCATCGGCGAAACGTGTACTGAGTGGCTTTATGATGTACCAAATAGCTTTATAGCTGAG TTTGGATTGGCCTGTGAAGACTGGAAACCACCGCTAGTTGGCACAGTTCACAGTTTTGGTGCCATGGTCGGACTGTTACTACAAGGACAGATCTCAGACAG atttgGGCGTAAGACTGCAGCCGTATTCGCAGGGACTATGGGCGCTATTTTCGGGATTAGCAAGAGTTTTTCTACGTCCTTTTGGCTTTATATTGTCCTTGAAGGATTGGAGGCTGCTATTGGAGATGCTCTTTCACCTATGTTTATGTTAA GTATAGAAATAGTAGAGAAGAAACATGCCGTTCTATTCCAAATGATACTTCTCAATTGTTATACTGGGGGATTGATTCTCATGCCGTTTATAGCATGGGCTGTACCCTACTGGAGACATTTCCTACGAGTCATATATGCCCCAACTCTTATTATACTCACCTACTCCTTCTTCCTCGACGAGAGCATTCGCTGGCTCTTCAGCAAAGGGCAGAAAGACAAAGCTATTagattaatagaaaaaattgcaaagcaaaataataaacgcaTAGATAAGttgttactaaataaattagattacaCTCAAGAAAGAGATAAAACCGAAAGTGACAGGAAACTTTTAATGAAAACGTTTAAGTCCAGAATAATGATGCAGAGGTTTTTGGTGTGCATGGTATGGTGGTTGACGATCACGCTTATCAATTACGGAATGATGATAAGCTCGGTTCTTATCGAGGGTAATAAGTATATCAACTTTGCTCTCTTGATGCTTATGGACATACCGGCTAACGTCTTCTATTGGCTTGCACTTTCGAAATACAAGAGGAAAATGCCTTTGATAGCATCGTTTATAATTGGTGGACTATTTTGTGTCTCTCAACCGTTCTTACCAAAGG GATATGCCTGGCTTGGTCTGCTATTACTGATGGCTTTTGAGACTCTGGCCACGTTCTCATACAACATCGTGTACATGTACACATCAGAGCTCTTTCCCACCTATACTCGGAATTCAATGCACGCTATCTGTTCTTCAATCGGTCGCCTAGGCTCATTATTGGCACCACAAACTCCTCTGCTT atgACATATTGGACTGGTCTCCCAGCGTTCATATTTGGTGCATCTTCTCTCCTATCCGGAGCTCTAACTCTTTTGATGCCTGAAACTGCAAATACGCAGCTCCCAGATACGGTACAAGAAGCAGAGGCGATAGGTACTGTTAAGGAAAGAGTACAGAATGATGAACTTCAAGGACTTACTTAG